A region of Chloracidobacterium sp. DNA encodes the following proteins:
- a CDS encoding OmpA family protein has product MFKKISVLILALTIGAVSAFAQDAQLRSAVAGQKYKIKGVVVAQDDANTFVVRDAVGVDTKIVVTPNASIKTKGGFFGGGDKFPANSIVRGLNVEVEGIGDSTGAVAVNKVRSGKDDLKMATAINSRVAPAEERLTATEQNAQRISGQIDELMAISNAAKGGAKAAQDTADAAVAGVNATNKRISDLDDYVTQTTATVNFKVGSAALTSEAKTQLDEVATTATGLKGYMIEITGFASADGSAKANKALSERREKAVREYLIDNHNISLRRFTPSYGFGELQAVADNATREGREQNRRVEIKLLVSRGLNQNVEVKSQPADTTGQ; this is encoded by the coding sequence ATGTTTAAGAAAATATCAGTATTAATATTAGCCCTCACTATCGGTGCGGTCAGCGCTTTTGCTCAGGATGCACAGCTTCGTTCTGCGGTTGCCGGACAAAAATATAAGATCAAAGGTGTTGTGGTCGCCCAAGATGATGCTAATACATTTGTAGTTCGTGATGCGGTCGGTGTTGACACCAAGATAGTCGTCACCCCAAATGCCAGCATTAAAACAAAAGGCGGCTTTTTTGGAGGCGGCGACAAGTTTCCGGCTAATTCGATCGTTCGAGGCCTGAACGTGGAAGTAGAAGGTATCGGCGACAGCACCGGTGCTGTTGCTGTCAACAAAGTACGTTCCGGCAAGGACGATCTCAAAATGGCGACCGCGATCAACTCAAGAGTTGCTCCAGCTGAAGAACGCCTAACAGCCACCGAACAGAATGCTCAACGCATTTCCGGCCAGATCGACGAATTGATGGCGATCTCAAACGCTGCGAAAGGCGGTGCTAAGGCTGCTCAGGATACAGCAGATGCCGCAGTTGCGGGTGTAAATGCCACCAACAAACGTATCTCCGATCTTGACGACTACGTCACACAGACCACGGCGACCGTCAATTTCAAAGTCGGAAGTGCGGCTCTTACGTCTGAAGCAAAAACCCAACTCGACGAAGTTGCGACAACAGCAACCGGCCTTAAAGGCTATATGATCGAGATCACAGGCTTTGCGTCAGCCGATGGCAGTGCAAAGGCCAATAAAGCCCTTAGCGAGCGTCGTGAAAAAGCTGTCCGAGAGTATTTGATCGATAACCACAACATCTCGCTTCGCCGATTTACGCCATCTTATGGTTTTGGAGAGCTGCAGGCAGTTGCCGATAACGCAACCCGCGAGGGCCGTGAACAGAATCGGCGCGTAGAGATCAAACTCTTGGTCAGCCGCGGCCTTAACCAAAATGTCGAGGTCAAATCACAACCTGCCGATACCACCGGCCAGTAA
- a CDS encoding VWA domain-containing protein, with amino-acid sequence MFGIKNKLVITAILIASVSCLIAQTPNTKPKNDDEVIKVSSRLVVVPVSVTDANGNPVEGLTARDFRVLEEGKAQNIENVGSADKVPLEIALLFDVSASTDAMFKFQQETAAKFLREVLRPEDRATIYTIGQKPVLVQGRDVSERSIESVLTISATKGATAFFDTVSAAAKELRTKSPLGTRRVIVVISDGEDNFSEGLRMTQRVAESNISSGNPDPELKKVGKILALAQEKTKKAERSKVLKQLQDADSVFYSINPAGSSYQLNQISVFGQENMQTFADATGGSAYLPKFQPIDTKDALQNSGNTRKNKTTLDLIFRQLAGELRAQYLVQYYSEADFPVSKYVKLNVDVDNHGTPRVRARQGYYVKN; translated from the coding sequence ATGTTTGGAATCAAAAATAAGTTGGTAATTACTGCAATCTTAATTGCCTCAGTCAGCTGCCTGATCGCTCAAACACCCAATACAAAACCAAAAAATGACGACGAGGTCATCAAGGTTTCATCTAGACTAGTTGTAGTGCCGGTTTCAGTAACTGATGCTAACGGCAATCCTGTTGAAGGACTCACTGCAAGAGATTTCCGTGTATTAGAAGAGGGCAAAGCTCAAAACATTGAAAATGTCGGATCAGCAGATAAGGTGCCGCTTGAGATCGCATTGCTTTTTGATGTGTCCGCCAGCACCGATGCGATGTTCAAATTTCAGCAGGAAACAGCCGCTAAATTCCTGAGGGAAGTGTTAAGGCCGGAAGACAGAGCTACTATTTATACGATCGGCCAAAAACCGGTCTTAGTGCAGGGTCGAGATGTTTCAGAGAGATCGATAGAAAGCGTCCTGACGATTTCCGCAACAAAAGGAGCAACCGCATTTTTCGATACTGTCTCTGCCGCCGCAAAGGAACTGAGAACAAAATCGCCGCTCGGCACTCGAAGGGTGATCGTTGTTATCTCTGATGGCGAAGACAATTTTAGCGAAGGCCTGCGGATGACGCAGCGTGTTGCGGAATCAAATATCTCATCAGGAAACCCTGATCCTGAATTAAAAAAAGTCGGAAAAATCTTGGCTTTGGCTCAAGAGAAAACGAAAAAGGCCGAGCGCTCAAAAGTTTTGAAACAACTTCAGGACGCCGACTCGGTTTTTTACTCGATAAATCCTGCCGGCAGTTCTTATCAGTTGAATCAGATCAGCGTTTTTGGCCAGGAAAATATGCAGACCTTTGCAGACGCGACTGGCGGCTCGGCATATCTACCGAAGTTTCAGCCAATTGACACAAAGGACGCTTTGCAGAATTCGGGCAACACTCGCAAAAACAAAACGACTCTCGATCTTATCTTTCGCCAGCTTGCCGGCGAACTGCGGGCACAATATCTAGTTCAATATTATTCCGAAGCCGATTTCCCTGTTAGTAAATATGTAAAACTAAACGTTGACGTCGATAACCACGGTACCCCACGAGTGCGTGCGAGACAAGGCTACTACGTCAAGAACTAG
- a CDS encoding SIMPL domain-containing protein has translation MKAIIAATFLIVVLTLTLFGQDIVDAIRGIEVTGTAERMVIPDELTFRIALAERMGTRGKITIEQQETQLRLELEKIGVDLAKDLSIYDISARYVRQRRLKDVLASQDYRLIVRDLNKVAPLQEIADRINVSRLDLVVATNSRIDEIRRELRIEAIKGAKTKAEYLMSAIGGKVGSAIFVKEIDNESLNIFEKRNQYSYYSANAMSNAAVRSIYGEPLSFAPEKVRCVILARFEIQ, from the coding sequence ATGAAAGCGATCATTGCTGCTACATTTCTTATAGTAGTTTTGACTTTAACCTTGTTTGGGCAAGATATCGTTGATGCTATTCGTGGTATAGAAGTTACCGGAACCGCCGAACGTATGGTTATTCCAGATGAACTTACTTTCCGAATCGCGTTGGCAGAACGGATGGGTACCCGCGGCAAGATCACCATCGAACAACAAGAGACCCAGCTTCGCCTTGAGCTTGAAAAGATAGGAGTGGATCTTGCAAAAGATCTTTCAATCTACGATATCTCCGCGAGATATGTCCGTCAGCGAAGACTCAAGGATGTGCTTGCCAGTCAGGACTATCGACTCATAGTCAGGGATCTAAACAAGGTTGCTCCTCTACAGGAAATAGCGGATCGGATCAACGTTAGCCGCCTCGACTTGGTCGTTGCCACGAATTCTCGCATTGACGAGATACGACGAGAGTTGCGGATCGAGGCTATTAAAGGGGCTAAGACTAAGGCCGAATATCTGATGTCCGCGATTGGTGGAAAGGTCGGCAGTGCTATCTTTGTTAAAGAAATCGACAATGAGTCGCTGAATATCTTTGAAAAGCGGAACCAATATTCTTATTATTCTGCAAATGCGATGTCTAACGCTGCCGTGAGATCAATTTACGGCGAACCACTCTCGTTTGCTCCTGAAAAGGTTCGTTGTGTCATCCTCGCTAGATTTGAAATCCAATAG
- a CDS encoding NAD+ synthase — protein sequence MKVTIAQINTTNGDLKGNTQKIIQAIEKARVDGSDLVVFPEVSTHGYTSQDWFQDADIIEHSPDPLREIVPATLGITAIVGTVRPNESADGRRLFNCAAVMHNGELLGFADKSLLPEYDVFDDPRYFEPGDARRIFDVNGTKLGVVVCEDFWNDKTFWRERLYEHDPTDEVVALGADVIISINASPYNKGKIKLRCDMVAHRAKLQKKPIVFVNLVGGNDGIIFDGASLIADEEGDIILQATAFEEFVETVELDVRKPDARGITGNEIESIREALVLGIRDYAQKNGFKKAVLGLSGGIDSALVTALAAEALGAENLLCVMMPSPFSSEGSVKDSVDLVANLGCESRIEPISDTFDVLLQQMEMHKPSKGGESLAAENMQSRIRGVILMAISNAEGSLVLSTGNKSELAVGYCTLYGDTNGGLAVLGDVLKTEVWQIARHINEKAGREIIPNKIIDKKPSAELAPNQFDQDSLPPYEAMDPVLKMYFEQKASPAEIIAAGNDADLVYGILNKVEHPANEFKRQQLPPTLIISKNAIGVGRRRPITHKYRRTNRATMFSQGD from the coding sequence ATGAAAGTAACCATTGCCCAGATCAACACCACCAACGGCGACCTCAAAGGCAACACTCAAAAAATAATTCAGGCGATAGAAAAAGCGCGTGTTGACGGTTCGGATCTGGTCGTCTTTCCCGAAGTTTCGACACACGGCTATACTTCGCAGGACTGGTTTCAGGATGCGGACATAATAGAACATTCGCCCGATCCGTTGCGTGAGATCGTTCCGGCAACGCTGGGTATAACGGCGATCGTTGGAACTGTCAGGCCCAATGAAAGTGCTGACGGCAGAAGGCTCTTTAATTGTGCGGCCGTGATGCATAATGGCGAGCTGTTAGGATTTGCTGACAAATCGCTGCTTCCTGAATACGACGTTTTTGATGATCCACGTTACTTTGAACCGGGCGATGCGCGGCGGATATTTGACGTTAACGGAACAAAACTCGGCGTTGTCGTATGCGAAGATTTTTGGAACGACAAGACTTTTTGGCGCGAGCGGCTTTACGAGCACGATCCGACTGATGAGGTTGTTGCTTTGGGTGCCGACGTTATCATTTCGATCAACGCATCGCCCTATAACAAGGGCAAGATAAAGCTTCGCTGCGACATGGTCGCTCATCGGGCAAAGCTGCAGAAGAAGCCTATAGTTTTCGTCAACCTTGTCGGAGGAAACGACGGCATCATCTTTGACGGAGCAAGCCTGATAGCCGATGAGGAAGGCGATATTATTCTGCAGGCGACGGCGTTTGAGGAATTTGTCGAGACCGTCGAGCTCGACGTTCGAAAGCCTGATGCCCGCGGCATTACCGGAAACGAGATCGAGTCTATTCGCGAAGCACTCGTTCTCGGCATCCGCGACTATGCTCAGAAGAATGGATTTAAGAAAGCCGTTCTCGGCCTTTCCGGTGGAATAGATTCCGCATTGGTGACTGCTCTTGCGGCTGAGGCCCTGGGAGCGGAAAATCTTCTGTGCGTGATGATGCCGTCGCCTTTCTCATCAGAGGGAAGCGTGAAAGATAGCGTGGACTTGGTCGCTAATCTTGGCTGCGAGAGCCGCATTGAACCGATCTCTGATACTTTTGATGTCCTGCTGCAACAAATGGAGATGCACAAGCCTTCAAAGGGCGGCGAGAGCCTTGCAGCCGAGAATATGCAGTCGCGCATTCGCGGCGTTATTCTGATGGCGATCTCAAATGCCGAAGGCAGCCTTGTGCTATCGACCGGCAACAAGAGCGAGCTCGCAGTCGGATATTGCACGCTCTACGGCGATACAAATGGCGGACTTGCCGTGCTCGGGGACGTCCTGAAAACCGAAGTCTGGCAGATCGCACGCCACATCAACGAAAAGGCTGGACGAGAGATCATTCCGAACAAGATCATCGATAAAAAACCTTCGGCAGAACTCGCCCCAAATCAATTTGATCAGGACAGCCTGCCGCCTTACGAAGCGATGGACCCTGTTCTGAAAATGTATTTCGAGCAAAAGGCCTCACCAGCCGAAATCATCGCCGCAGGGAATGATGCTGATCTCGTTTACGGCATTCTCAACAAAGTCGAGCATCCGGCAAATGAATTCAAAAGGCAGCAACTGCCGCCGACTTTGATAATCTCAAAGAACGCTATTGGCGTTGGTCGTCGCAGGCCGATCACGCATAAATATCGCCGAACAAATCGTGCTACTATGTTTTCACAAGGAGACTAA
- a CDS encoding ATP-binding protein, protein MQRRILIIDDHDDLATALEEVFSHVGHEVKVLEKRPNASEVKDIGTFDLVISDLDVSDPVQQADIKTNGNITPRDMSPVKAGEHVKAFKLSAANFRRDNFEEDLLKDLVATVLDYKIRFVDKEEVVQGLRESIEFELPSVISLMHIVLEYLMKRVEKLGVCKPEQSNLFVALDEAFVNAVKHGNKFDVGKMIRVAAEVSPAEARFTIEDQGDGFDVNNIPDPLDPENLFKTSGRGVLFIYNIMDEVKYNDRGNRLTMVKKAPVDKKQEA, encoded by the coding sequence ATGCAGCGACGAATTCTTATTATCGACGACCACGATGATCTTGCCACGGCACTCGAAGAAGTGTTTTCGCACGTCGGACATGAAGTGAAAGTGCTTGAAAAGCGTCCGAACGCTTCAGAGGTCAAGGATATTGGAACTTTCGATCTCGTAATATCTGATCTTGATGTTAGTGATCCGGTTCAACAGGCCGATATCAAAACCAACGGAAATATCACTCCCCGAGATATGTCACCAGTTAAGGCTGGTGAGCACGTTAAGGCCTTCAAACTGAGCGCTGCTAATTTTCGCCGCGATAACTTTGAAGAGGATCTGCTAAAAGACTTGGTCGCGACAGTGCTCGACTATAAGATCAGGTTTGTGGACAAAGAGGAAGTCGTACAGGGTTTGCGTGAGAGTATTGAGTTTGAGCTGCCCAGCGTCATCTCGCTGATGCATATTGTTCTTGAATATCTAATGAAACGCGTCGAAAAACTCGGCGTCTGTAAACCTGAACAGTCCAACCTTTTTGTGGCTCTCGACGAAGCGTTTGTTAATGCGGTCAAGCATGGTAACAAGTTCGACGTAGGAAAAATGATCCGTGTGGCCGCCGAAGTGTCTCCGGCTGAAGCGCGATTTACCATAGAAGATCAAGGTGACGGTTTTGATGTAAATAACATTCCGGACCCGCTGGATCCTGAAAATCTTTTTAAGACCTCGGGCCGCGGAGTACTTTTTATTTACAACATAATGGACGAGGTCAAATACAATGATCGCGGCAACCGGTTAACAATGGTAAAAAAGGCTCCTGTGGACAAAAAACAAGAGGCTTGA
- a CDS encoding lysophospholipid acyltransferase family protein, with protein sequence MPEQKDKLLKFASLSKYSITQRITIRLADVVFFLSIKFLGSLARFEIRGKENLERVRTAGKVPIYALWHNRIFLSTYFFRNRGIVIMTSQSFDGEYIARTLQRFGCGAIRGSSSRGGAKALVEMIKAMRTGMPMAFTVDGPRGPRYEAKLGPIILAKKTGNPIVPFVIEPQKFWTVNSWDKMQIPKPFTRAITIIGEPISVDSNANDAEVESKLLELQKSLDSLVESGKDWRHQSS encoded by the coding sequence ATGCCGGAACAAAAAGACAAACTACTTAAATTTGCGTCGCTGTCGAAATATTCGATAACACAGCGAATAACTATCCGGCTGGCGGACGTTGTTTTCTTTTTGTCTATTAAGTTCTTAGGCTCGCTGGCGCGTTTTGAAATTCGCGGAAAAGAAAATCTTGAAAGAGTCAGGACGGCAGGCAAGGTCCCTATCTATGCACTTTGGCATAACCGCATTTTTCTAAGCACATATTTCTTTCGGAACCGCGGCATTGTGATAATGACTTCGCAGAGTTTCGATGGCGAATATATAGCTCGTACTCTTCAGCGATTTGGATGCGGGGCGATACGCGGTTCATCATCACGGGGCGGAGCAAAGGCGCTTGTCGAAATGATAAAGGCAATGCGAACCGGCATGCCGATGGCCTTTACGGTCGATGGACCACGAGGTCCAAGATACGAGGCAAAACTCGGCCCCATAATCCTTGCAAAAAAAACGGGCAATCCTATCGTGCCCTTTGTCATTGAGCCGCAGAAATTCTGGACTGTGAATAGCTGGGATAAAATGCAAATTCCAAAGCCGTTTACACGCGCCATTACGATCATCGGCGAGCCCATTTCCGTCGATTCTAACGCCAATGACGCCGAGGTCGAATCGAAACTTCTCGAATTGCAGAAATCACTCGACAGCCTCGTCGAGAGCGGTAAGGACTGGCGTCATCAGAGTTCCTGA
- a CDS encoding COX15/CtaA family protein, which produces MQKAAKLSRLAKYAWFVLGFNILVILWGVFLRASKSGDGCGQHWITCHGEVIPSAPELKTVIEFTHRITSSLAGILIIVLLVWAFRRWKSNKSDQNRLTLGVAVGSFIFVVIEGLLGAGLVLTGNTAENLTPERPLWMAAHLINTFILLAFLTLTARYASGGKRLVFRAQPKYLLAIVIGVIAIFLVGTSGSIAALSHMIFPAGTIAEGVAQDFSQTSHFLLRLRLLHPITAILTSVFLIFLTGWLAKEGGNGKTVSRWSNILSILILAQIAFGATTLLMLAPMVMQLGHLLLADLICISYILFSAEFLSSIDGTEGNTITAQEL; this is translated from the coding sequence ATGCAAAAAGCAGCAAAACTATCGCGGTTGGCAAAATACGCATGGTTCGTCCTAGGATTCAACATTCTCGTGATTCTATGGGGTGTTTTTCTGCGCGCATCGAAATCGGGCGACGGCTGCGGCCAGCACTGGATCACTTGTCATGGTGAAGTAATTCCTTCCGCTCCCGAGTTAAAAACGGTCATCGAATTCACTCATCGGATCACAAGTTCACTCGCCGGGATCTTGATCATTGTATTGCTAGTCTGGGCATTTCGTCGCTGGAAATCGAACAAGAGTGACCAAAATCGGCTTACGCTGGGAGTCGCCGTAGGATCTTTCATATTCGTAGTCATCGAAGGACTGCTCGGAGCCGGTCTGGTTCTCACTGGCAACACCGCAGAAAACCTCACGCCAGAGCGTCCCTTGTGGATGGCGGCACATCTAATAAATACGTTTATTTTGCTGGCGTTTTTGACGCTTACGGCGCGTTATGCCAGCGGCGGAAAGCGTCTCGTGTTTCGGGCCCAGCCTAAATATCTGCTTGCCATCGTGATCGGTGTTATCGCGATCTTTTTGGTTGGAACAAGCGGCTCAATTGCCGCGCTTTCACATATGATCTTTCCAGCGGGAACAATTGCGGAAGGCGTGGCTCAAGATTTTTCGCAGACGTCTCATTTCCTTTTGCGTTTACGTTTGCTGCATCCGATCACAGCCATTTTGACCAGTGTTTTTCTTATATTTCTGACGGGCTGGCTCGCAAAAGAAGGTGGAAACGGCAAGACTGTCTCGCGATGGTCAAATATACTATCGATCCTAATATTAGCCCAGATTGCGTTTGGGGCGACTACGCTTTTGATGCTCGCTCCGATGGTTATGCAGTTGGGACACCTTTTACTTGCTGATCTTATCTGTATAAGCTACATCCTGTTTTCTGCTGAATTCCTTTCGTCGATTGATGGGACCGAAGGGAACACTATCACCGCTCAGGAACTCTGA
- a CDS encoding CPXCG motif-containing cysteine-rich protein: MEIEHFFTCPYCWQEISFVLDLSAGEQSYVEDCEVCCRPIEVKYASDGEYPTDFEAMAIDE; encoded by the coding sequence ATGGAGATCGAGCATTTTTTTACTTGTCCGTATTGCTGGCAGGAAATATCTTTTGTGCTCGACCTTTCCGCAGGCGAGCAATCGTATGTCGAGGATTGCGAGGTATGCTGTCGCCCGATCGAGGTGAAATACGCATCTGACGGCGAATATCCGACTGATTTTGAGGCTATGGCGATCGACGAATGA
- a CDS encoding TlyA family RNA methyltransferase gives MKERIDKLLVQGRFAESRTKAQAMVMAGVVLIDEKRVEKPSELFATDAAIRIKGDSPENKYVSRAGLKLEGALASFAIDPSGFTCIDIGASTGGFTDCLLKYGAARIIAIDVGTNQLVWQLRTDPRIDVRENTNARSLNPKDFDTQFDLAVMDVSFISVTKILPAIKPLLKPTGQIIVLIKPQFEVGRGEVGKGGIVRETEKHLRVVDEVNDFAAGIGLFNKGLIESPIQGAEGNVEFLALYEQQQ, from the coding sequence ATGAAGGAACGTATCGATAAATTGCTGGTTCAGGGCAGATTTGCAGAATCCCGCACTAAAGCTCAGGCCATGGTAATGGCCGGAGTGGTCCTTATTGATGAAAAACGTGTCGAGAAACCATCTGAGCTGTTTGCGACCGACGCTGCCATACGCATCAAGGGAGACTCGCCGGAAAACAAATATGTAAGCCGGGCTGGTCTTAAACTTGAAGGAGCTTTAGCTTCATTCGCTATCGACCCGTCCGGCTTTACCTGTATTGACATCGGAGCGTCAACAGGCGGATTTACAGATTGTCTTCTAAAATATGGTGCTGCACGCATCATAGCCATCGACGTCGGCACAAATCAGCTTGTCTGGCAATTGCGCACCGATCCGCGCATCGATGTTCGCGAAAATACCAATGCCCGCAGTTTGAACCCTAAGGATTTTGACACTCAATTTGATCTGGCGGTTATGGACGTCTCCTTCATTTCCGTAACCAAGATATTGCCGGCGATAAAACCACTTCTAAAACCGACCGGACAAATAATAGTCCTAATAAAACCGCAGTTTGAAGTTGGCCGCGGTGAAGTAGGAAAAGGAGGCATTGTTCGCGAAACAGAAAAGCACCTGCGTGTCGTTGACGAAGTAAATGATTTCGCGGCGGGCATCGGCCTGTTCAATAAAGGTCTTATCGAGTCGCCTATACAAGGAGCGGAAGGGAATGTAGAATTTCTTGCCCTATATGAGCAACAGCAATAA
- a CDS encoding winged helix-turn-helix transcriptional regulator, translating to MSANTVESDFYALEKLFLALGDKTRLRLLALMADGEVPVGFLADKLHESQPKVSRHLAYLRGAGVVETRRDGKWIYYAISYPQEAVRRQILDSVIKSIAAVGIDQETLSFAEDQVTPETQPSWESPRYVEDDEYELADNYEEEEENMPESEEMDIFLL from the coding sequence ATGTCAGCAAATACTGTCGAATCCGATTTCTACGCACTTGAAAAGCTATTTCTTGCTCTTGGAGACAAAACGCGACTGCGGCTTTTGGCTTTAATGGCTGACGGTGAAGTGCCGGTCGGCTTTCTCGCTGACAAACTGCACGAAAGCCAGCCAAAGGTTTCGCGGCATTTGGCGTATCTTCGCGGTGCAGGGGTCGTAGAGACTCGTCGGGATGGAAAATGGATCTACTATGCCATTAGTTACCCTCAGGAAGCGGTACGGAGGCAAATACTTGATTCGGTTATAAAGTCGATAGCCGCTGTCGGTATAGACCAGGAAACTCTTTCATTTGCCGAAGACCAGGTAACTCCCGAAACTCAGCCAAGCTGGGAAAGCCCCAGATATGTAGAGGACGATGAGTATGAGCTGGCAGACAATTATGAAGAAGAGGAGGAGAATATGCCGGAATCGGAGGAGATGGATATTTTCCTATTATGA
- a CDS encoding PLP-dependent transferase, translating into MSKNSFYTKAVHAGDDRAAHYGALSVPIYPASVFAFSDADEGAAIHNEEKDGYYYGRLGNPTQRALEAVMVDLENGESALALASGMAAISAAILTLVRSGEHIVAPQSMYATTTNFLHHIKERFGIDNTFVDATDAENYRAAIRPETKLFWIETPTNPLVLITDIEAVTSIARTHGITTVADNTFATPFNQRPLELGVDAVIHSATKYLGGHSDLTAGVLVGSREVVEAARHCANKFYGGNIAPQVAWLVVRGIKTLALRMEKHNSNAFAIANMLGEHPKVKAVYYPGLESHPNHEIAGRQMPGGYGGMIGLDLGTIEAGKVFANGVRLCTLATSLGGVETILQHSASMTHATIPREDRLKAGITDGLIRLSVGVEDVDDLIKDLTQALDKT; encoded by the coding sequence ATGAGCAAAAACTCTTTCTACACAAAAGCCGTTCATGCGGGCGATGACCGCGCTGCACATTACGGTGCTCTTTCGGTGCCTATCTATCCGGCTTCCGTTTTTGCATTCTCAGATGCTGATGAGGGTGCCGCTATCCATAATGAAGAAAAGGATGGCTACTATTACGGACGACTAGGCAATCCGACTCAACGAGCGTTGGAGGCTGTAATGGTCGACCTCGAAAACGGCGAATCTGCCCTGGCCTTAGCATCAGGAATGGCGGCGATCTCGGCGGCGATCTTGACGCTTGTAAGATCAGGCGAGCACATCGTAGCCCCGCAGTCGATGTACGCTACAACGACCAACTTTCTACATCATATAAAAGAACGGTTCGGCATCGATAATACATTTGTCGATGCAACCGATGCCGAGAACTATCGTGCAGCCATCAGGCCCGAAACAAAGCTCTTTTGGATCGAAACCCCGACCAACCCGCTTGTTCTCATTACCGATATCGAAGCTGTCACCTCGATAGCCCGCACACATGGCATCACGACCGTTGCTGACAACACTTTTGCGACGCCATTTAATCAGCGTCCACTTGAACTGGGTGTTGACGCTGTGATCCATAGTGCAACTAAGTACCTAGGCGGCCACAGCGACCTTACGGCAGGTGTTCTGGTAGGCAGCCGTGAGGTTGTCGAGGCCGCAAGGCATTGCGCTAATAAATTCTACGGTGGAAACATTGCGCCGCAGGTTGCATGGCTAGTCGTTCGCGGCATCAAAACGCTTGCCTTGCGAATGGAGAAGCACAATTCAAATGCCTTTGCCATTGCAAATATGCTTGGCGAACATCCGAAAGTAAAAGCCGTTTATTATCCCGGCCTCGAATCGCACCCTAATCATGAGATCGCAGGACGGCAAATGCCAGGCGGTTACGGCGGCATGATCGGGCTTGATCTTGGAACGATCGAAGCGGGGAAAGTCTTTGCAAATGGTGTCCGGCTTTGCACGCTCGCCACATCCCTAGGTGGTGTGGAAACTATTCTTCAACATTCCGCTTCAATGACCCACGCTACGATACCGCGTGAAGACAGATTGAAGGCCGGCATTACTGATGGACTGATACGTCTTTCGGTCGGCGTCGAAGACGTTGACGACCTGATCAAGGATCTGACTCAGGCACTCGATAAAACTTGA